A stretch of the Elephas maximus indicus isolate mEleMax1 chromosome 3, mEleMax1 primary haplotype, whole genome shotgun sequence genome encodes the following:
- the TRMT1 gene encoding tRNA (guanine(26)-N(2))-dimethyltransferase isoform X1 — protein MSRARILLWLSLTHRSSRSLCRARSMEGQPQEPPNPDAMENGTGNSGEERPPEAQEITITEGAAKIAFPSANEVFYNPVQEFNRDLTCAVITEFARIQLQTKGIHIKVPGEKDVQKLVVDLSEQEEDKAELKEGENLAPGDQPRTASVRELCEEGLRVLEGLAASGLRSIRFAQEVPGLQSVIANDASSRAVDLIRRNVQLNDVAHLVQPSRADARMLMYQHQRVSERFDVIDLDPYGSPTPFLDAAVQAVSEGGLLCVTCTDMAVLAGNSGETCYSKYGAMALKSRACHEMALRIVLHSLDLRANCYQRFVVPLLSISADFYVRVFVRVFTGQAKVKASASKQALVFQCVGCGAFHLQRLGRASGASESRVKFSAACGPPVAPECEHCGQRHQLGGPMWAEPIHDLDFVGRVLEAVSANPGRFHTSERIRGVLSVITEELLDVPLYYTLDQLSSTIHCNTPSLLQLRSALLHAGFRVSLSHACKNAVKTDAPASALWDIMRCWEKECPVKRERLSETSPAFRILSVEPSLQANFTIREDANPSSRQRGLKRFQANPEANWGPRPRARPGAKAAGGAMEERRRLLQNKRKEPTEDPAQRAAQLKTFPCKRFKEGTCQHGDQCCYSHSPLTSGPATDAVPTDCTETPGLGPPLDQA, from the exons ATGTCCCGCGCAAGGATCCTTCTGTGGCTAAGCCTCACCCATCGCTCCTCCCGCAGTCTCTGTAGAGCCCGCAGTATGGAGGGGCAGCCCCAAGAGCCGCCGAATCCGGACGCGATGGAGAACGGCACCGGGAACAGCGGAGAAGAGCGCCCACCTGAGGCCCAGGAGATTACAATCACCGAAGGGGCCGCCAAGATCGCTTTCCCCAGTGCCAACGAAGTCTTCTACAACCCGGTTCAGGAGTTCAACCGGGACCTGAC ATGTGCTGTGATCACCGAGTTTGCTCGCATTCAGCTTCAAACCAAAGGAATTCACA TCAAGGTGCCAGGTGAGAAGGACGTGCAAAAGTTGGTCGTGGACCTGTCAGAGCAAGAGGAGGACAAGGCTGAACTGAAAGAGGGGGAAAACCTGGCCCCAGGAGACCAGCCTCGAACAGCATCCGTGAGGGAGCTCTGTGAG GAAGGCCTACGGGTGCTGGAGGGCCTGGCAGCCTCAGGCTTGCGTTCCATTCGCTTTGCCCAAGAAGTGCCTGGGCTTCAATCTGTGATCGCCAATGACGCCTCCTCCCGAGCTGTGGACCTCATACGCCGCAATGTGCAGCTCAACGATGTGGCCCACCTTGTACAGCCCAGCCGGGCAGATGCCCG GATGCTGATGTACCAGCACCAGAGGGTGTCAGAACGCTTTGATGTCATCGACCTGGACCCCTATGGGAGCCCCACCCCGTTCCTGGATGCCGCAGTGCAGGCTGTGAGTGAAGGAG ggttgctgtgtgtGACCTGCACAGACATGGCGGTGCTAGCAGGAAACAGCGGGGAAACATGCTACAGCAAGTACGGGGCGATGGCCCTCAAGAGCCGGGCCTGCCACGAGATG GCCCTGAGGATTGTACTGCACAGCCTGGACCTCCGGGCCAACTGCTACCAGCGCTTCGTGGTACCTTTGCTCAGCATCAGTGCCGACTTCTACGTGCGAGTATTTGTCCGCGTCTTCACTGGCCAGGCGAAGGTCAAGGCCTCAGCCag caagcagGCCCTGGTGTTCCAGTGTGTGGGCTGTGGGGCCTTCCACCTTCAGCGCCTTGGCAGAGCATCAGGAGCCTCCGAGAGCCG GGTCAAGTTCTCTGCAGCCTGCGGTCCCCCTGTGGCGCCCGAGTGTGAGCACTGTGGGCAGAGACACCAG CTTGGCGGTCCCATGTGGGCAGAGCCCATCCATGACCTGGACTTCGTGGGCCGCGTCCTGGAGGCTGTGAGCGCCAACCCCGGCCGCTTCCATACCTCCGAGCGGATCCGTGGGGTCCTGAGTGTCATCACTGAG GAGCTCCTGGACGTGCCTCTCTACTACACGCTGGACCAGCTGAGCAGCACCATCCACTGCAACACGCCCAGCCTCCTGCAGCTGCG GTCAGCCCTCCTCCATGCTGGCTTCAGGGTTTCTCTCTCCCACGCCTGTAAGAACGCTGTGAAAACCGACGCCCCCGCCTCAGCTCTCTGGGACATCATGCGCTGCTGG GAGAAGGAGTGTCCAGTGAAACGGGAGCGGCTGTCAGAGACCAGCCCAGCATTCCGCATTCTCAGTGTGGAGCCCAG TCTGCAGGCCAACTTCACCATCCGGGAAGATGCCAACCCCAGCTCCCGCCAGCGAGGACTCAAGCGCTTCCAGGCCAACCCCGAGGCCAACTGGGGCCCCCGGCCACGTGCCCGGCCAGG GGCCAAGGCGGCAGGTGGTGCCATGGAGGAAAGGCGTAGGCTGCTCCAGAATAAGCGGAAGGAGCCAACTGAGGACCCGGCCCAGCGGGCTGCTCAGCTTAAGACATTTCCCTGCAAGAGGTTCAAGGAG GGTACTTGTCAACACGGGGACCAGTGCTGCTATTCCCACAGCCCCCTGACCTCCGGGCCTGCCACTGATGCTGTCCCCACCGActgcacagagaccccaggcctGGGGCCGCCGCTGGACCAGGCATAg
- the TRMT1 gene encoding tRNA (guanine(26)-N(2))-dimethyltransferase isoform X2 has protein sequence MEGQPQEPPNPDAMENGTGNSGEERPPEAQEITITEGAAKIAFPSANEVFYNPVQEFNRDLTCAVITEFARIQLQTKGIHIKVPGEKDVQKLVVDLSEQEEDKAELKEGENLAPGDQPRTASVRELCEEGLRVLEGLAASGLRSIRFAQEVPGLQSVIANDASSRAVDLIRRNVQLNDVAHLVQPSRADARMLMYQHQRVSERFDVIDLDPYGSPTPFLDAAVQAVSEGGLLCVTCTDMAVLAGNSGETCYSKYGAMALKSRACHEMALRIVLHSLDLRANCYQRFVVPLLSISADFYVRVFVRVFTGQAKVKASASKQALVFQCVGCGAFHLQRLGRASGASESRVKFSAACGPPVAPECEHCGQRHQLGGPMWAEPIHDLDFVGRVLEAVSANPGRFHTSERIRGVLSVITEELLDVPLYYTLDQLSSTIHCNTPSLLQLRSALLHAGFRVSLSHACKNAVKTDAPASALWDIMRCWEKECPVKRERLSETSPAFRILSVEPSLQANFTIREDANPSSRQRGLKRFQANPEANWGPRPRARPGAKAAGGAMEERRRLLQNKRKEPTEDPAQRAAQLKTFPCKRFKEGTCQHGDQCCYSHSPLTSGPATDAVPTDCTETPGLGPPLDQA, from the exons ATGGAGGGGCAGCCCCAAGAGCCGCCGAATCCGGACGCGATGGAGAACGGCACCGGGAACAGCGGAGAAGAGCGCCCACCTGAGGCCCAGGAGATTACAATCACCGAAGGGGCCGCCAAGATCGCTTTCCCCAGTGCCAACGAAGTCTTCTACAACCCGGTTCAGGAGTTCAACCGGGACCTGAC ATGTGCTGTGATCACCGAGTTTGCTCGCATTCAGCTTCAAACCAAAGGAATTCACA TCAAGGTGCCAGGTGAGAAGGACGTGCAAAAGTTGGTCGTGGACCTGTCAGAGCAAGAGGAGGACAAGGCTGAACTGAAAGAGGGGGAAAACCTGGCCCCAGGAGACCAGCCTCGAACAGCATCCGTGAGGGAGCTCTGTGAG GAAGGCCTACGGGTGCTGGAGGGCCTGGCAGCCTCAGGCTTGCGTTCCATTCGCTTTGCCCAAGAAGTGCCTGGGCTTCAATCTGTGATCGCCAATGACGCCTCCTCCCGAGCTGTGGACCTCATACGCCGCAATGTGCAGCTCAACGATGTGGCCCACCTTGTACAGCCCAGCCGGGCAGATGCCCG GATGCTGATGTACCAGCACCAGAGGGTGTCAGAACGCTTTGATGTCATCGACCTGGACCCCTATGGGAGCCCCACCCCGTTCCTGGATGCCGCAGTGCAGGCTGTGAGTGAAGGAG ggttgctgtgtgtGACCTGCACAGACATGGCGGTGCTAGCAGGAAACAGCGGGGAAACATGCTACAGCAAGTACGGGGCGATGGCCCTCAAGAGCCGGGCCTGCCACGAGATG GCCCTGAGGATTGTACTGCACAGCCTGGACCTCCGGGCCAACTGCTACCAGCGCTTCGTGGTACCTTTGCTCAGCATCAGTGCCGACTTCTACGTGCGAGTATTTGTCCGCGTCTTCACTGGCCAGGCGAAGGTCAAGGCCTCAGCCag caagcagGCCCTGGTGTTCCAGTGTGTGGGCTGTGGGGCCTTCCACCTTCAGCGCCTTGGCAGAGCATCAGGAGCCTCCGAGAGCCG GGTCAAGTTCTCTGCAGCCTGCGGTCCCCCTGTGGCGCCCGAGTGTGAGCACTGTGGGCAGAGACACCAG CTTGGCGGTCCCATGTGGGCAGAGCCCATCCATGACCTGGACTTCGTGGGCCGCGTCCTGGAGGCTGTGAGCGCCAACCCCGGCCGCTTCCATACCTCCGAGCGGATCCGTGGGGTCCTGAGTGTCATCACTGAG GAGCTCCTGGACGTGCCTCTCTACTACACGCTGGACCAGCTGAGCAGCACCATCCACTGCAACACGCCCAGCCTCCTGCAGCTGCG GTCAGCCCTCCTCCATGCTGGCTTCAGGGTTTCTCTCTCCCACGCCTGTAAGAACGCTGTGAAAACCGACGCCCCCGCCTCAGCTCTCTGGGACATCATGCGCTGCTGG GAGAAGGAGTGTCCAGTGAAACGGGAGCGGCTGTCAGAGACCAGCCCAGCATTCCGCATTCTCAGTGTGGAGCCCAG TCTGCAGGCCAACTTCACCATCCGGGAAGATGCCAACCCCAGCTCCCGCCAGCGAGGACTCAAGCGCTTCCAGGCCAACCCCGAGGCCAACTGGGGCCCCCGGCCACGTGCCCGGCCAGG GGCCAAGGCGGCAGGTGGTGCCATGGAGGAAAGGCGTAGGCTGCTCCAGAATAAGCGGAAGGAGCCAACTGAGGACCCGGCCCAGCGGGCTGCTCAGCTTAAGACATTTCCCTGCAAGAGGTTCAAGGAG GGTACTTGTCAACACGGGGACCAGTGCTGCTATTCCCACAGCCCCCTGACCTCCGGGCCTGCCACTGATGCTGTCCCCACCGActgcacagagaccccaggcctGGGGCCGCCGCTGGACCAGGCATAg
- the LYL1 gene encoding protein lyl-1 isoform X1, producing the protein MAEAGPEPGALCIRSRPAAVLGRRGSRAWERAGRPEHSLSLRGPKAPTQPPGPQDPRGGPAQQHGPDGAADCGLCARRPRLKPNLNPGPKGPKPRHSPGGGTSAGVSAPSGSMCPPQAQAEVGPTMTEKAEMVCGPSPAPTPPPEPASPGPPKAEEVGHPGSSPPRLPPGVPVISLGHSRPPGAGVPTTELTALRPPLLQLSALGTAPPPLALHYHPHPFLNSLYIGPAGPFSIFPSSRLKRRPSHCELDLAEGHQPQKVARRVFTNSRERWRQQNVNGAFAELRKLLPTHPPDRKLSKNEVLRLAMKYIGFLVRLLRDQAAALAAGPASSGPRRRPTHRSPEDGVRRGSGRRAESAVPPQPALHAAPDDRPVGATRPIKTERGLLEQAAVGPEVR; encoded by the exons ATGGCGGAAGCCGGACCGGAACCAGGCGCCCTGTGCATCCGTTCCAGACCAG CCGCTGTACTGGGCAGGAGAGGAAGCCGGGCCTGGGAGAGGGCGGGCCGGCCAGAGCACTCACTTTCTCTCCGGGGGCCTAAGGCACCGACTCAGCCGCCAGGCCCTCAGGACCCTAGAGGAGGCCCGGCCCAACAGCATGGTCCAGACGGGGCAGCAGACTGTGGGCTGTGTGCACGGAGGCCACGCCTGAAGCCAAACTTGAATCCTGGCCCCAAGGGGCCCAAGCCCAGGCACTCACCAGGCGGTGGGACCAGTGCTGGG GTGAGCGCCCCCTCGGGGTCCATGTGCCCACCCCAGGCCCAGGCAGAGGTGGGCCCCACCATGACTGAGAAGGCAGAGATGGTGTGTGGCCCCAGCCCAGCACCCACCCCGCCCCCTGAGCCAGCCTCACCTGGGCCCCCAAAGGCGGAGGAGGTGGGCCACCCAGGTTCCTCACCCCCCAGGCTGCCCCCTGGGGTGCCGGTGATCAGCCTGGGCCACAGCAGGCCCCCAGGGGCAGGCGTGCCCACCACGGAGCTGACTGCCCTGCGGCCCCCTCTGCTGCAACTCTCTGCCCTGGGAACTGCCCCTCCCCCCCTGGCCCTGCATTACCACCCTCACCCCTTCCTCAACAG CCTCTACATTGGGCCGGCAGGACCTTTCAGCATCTTCCCCAGCAGCCGGCTGAAACGGAGACCAAGTCACTGTGAGCTAGACCTGGCTGAGG GTCACCAGCCCCAGAAGGTGGCCCGGCGCGTGTTCACCAACAGCCGCGAACGCTGGCGACAGCAGAATGTGAACGGCGCCTTCGCTGAGCTCAGGAAGCTGCTGCCAACGCACCCGCCCGACAGGAAGCTGAGCAAGAACGAGGTGCTCCGCCTGGCTATGAAGTACATCGGCTTCCTGGTGCGGCTGCTGCGTGACCAGGCGGCCGCGCTGGCTGCAGGCCCCGCCTCGTCCGGGCCCCGCCGACGACCGACGCACAGGAGCCCGGAAGACGGCGTCCGCCGGGGGTCCGGACGCAGGGCCGAGTCGGCTGTGCCCCCGCAGCCTGCGCTCCACGCCGCCCCCGACGACCGCCCCGTCGGGGCCACGCGGCCCATCAAGACCGAGAGGGGGCTGCTGGAGCAGGCGGCCGTGGGCCCGGAGGTGCGGTGA
- the LYL1 gene encoding protein lyl-1 isoform X2 produces the protein MCPPQAQAEVGPTMTEKAEMVCGPSPAPTPPPEPASPGPPKAEEVGHPGSSPPRLPPGVPVISLGHSRPPGAGVPTTELTALRPPLLQLSALGTAPPPLALHYHPHPFLNSLYIGPAGPFSIFPSSRLKRRPSHCELDLAEGHQPQKVARRVFTNSRERWRQQNVNGAFAELRKLLPTHPPDRKLSKNEVLRLAMKYIGFLVRLLRDQAAALAAGPASSGPRRRPTHRSPEDGVRRGSGRRAESAVPPQPALHAAPDDRPVGATRPIKTERGLLEQAAVGPEVR, from the exons ATGTGCCCACCCCAGGCCCAGGCAGAGGTGGGCCCCACCATGACTGAGAAGGCAGAGATGGTGTGTGGCCCCAGCCCAGCACCCACCCCGCCCCCTGAGCCAGCCTCACCTGGGCCCCCAAAGGCGGAGGAGGTGGGCCACCCAGGTTCCTCACCCCCCAGGCTGCCCCCTGGGGTGCCGGTGATCAGCCTGGGCCACAGCAGGCCCCCAGGGGCAGGCGTGCCCACCACGGAGCTGACTGCCCTGCGGCCCCCTCTGCTGCAACTCTCTGCCCTGGGAACTGCCCCTCCCCCCCTGGCCCTGCATTACCACCCTCACCCCTTCCTCAACAG CCTCTACATTGGGCCGGCAGGACCTTTCAGCATCTTCCCCAGCAGCCGGCTGAAACGGAGACCAAGTCACTGTGAGCTAGACCTGGCTGAGG GTCACCAGCCCCAGAAGGTGGCCCGGCGCGTGTTCACCAACAGCCGCGAACGCTGGCGACAGCAGAATGTGAACGGCGCCTTCGCTGAGCTCAGGAAGCTGCTGCCAACGCACCCGCCCGACAGGAAGCTGAGCAAGAACGAGGTGCTCCGCCTGGCTATGAAGTACATCGGCTTCCTGGTGCGGCTGCTGCGTGACCAGGCGGCCGCGCTGGCTGCAGGCCCCGCCTCGTCCGGGCCCCGCCGACGACCGACGCACAGGAGCCCGGAAGACGGCGTCCGCCGGGGGTCCGGACGCAGGGCCGAGTCGGCTGTGCCCCCGCAGCCTGCGCTCCACGCCGCCCCCGACGACCGCCCCGTCGGGGCCACGCGGCCCATCAAGACCGAGAGGGGGCTGCTGGAGCAGGCGGCCGTGGGCCCGGAGGTGCGGTGA